Proteins from one Corallococcus exiguus genomic window:
- the serB gene encoding phosphoserine phosphatase SerB produces the protein MHTRPSDSVLLTVTGRDGPDTTARLTGLLAQAGAELLDVEQVVVQGLLTLALWVRLPGGESLQALPELARELGVTVDVRAMPPAVTSPAPGPEPLRYVVTAVGKALGVHDVHALTQKLVAGNARVERITRLSETPLAAVELHVTLPPDADTSALKRALLELSMASPTFDVALQRESLYRRGKRMVVMDMDSTLIRIEVIDELARAYGVHAKVAAITERAMHGEMDYDESLRQRVALLAGLDARVLHELAANLPLTEGAETLIRVLRRLGYRTAVISGGFSVAAEALQKRLGIDFAYSNMLEVQDGKLTGRTLGTIVNARRKAELLETLAKQEGILLEQVIAVGDGANDLLMLEKAGLGIAFRAKPKLREAADTSISAGGLDTILTLLGLTARELREVG, from the coding sequence ATGCACACGCGCCCCTCTGACAGCGTCCTCCTCACCGTCACCGGAAGGGACGGCCCCGACACCACCGCCCGCCTCACCGGCCTGCTCGCGCAAGCGGGCGCGGAGCTGCTCGACGTGGAGCAGGTGGTGGTGCAGGGCCTGCTCACCCTGGCCCTGTGGGTGCGTCTGCCGGGTGGAGAATCCCTCCAGGCGCTCCCTGAGCTGGCCCGGGAGCTGGGCGTCACGGTGGACGTCCGCGCGATGCCTCCGGCCGTCACGTCTCCAGCGCCGGGGCCAGAGCCGCTGCGCTACGTCGTCACCGCGGTGGGCAAGGCGCTGGGCGTGCACGACGTGCATGCGCTGACGCAGAAGTTGGTGGCGGGGAACGCGCGCGTGGAGCGCATCACCCGGCTGAGCGAGACGCCGCTCGCGGCGGTGGAGCTCCACGTCACGCTGCCGCCGGATGCCGACACGTCAGCGCTCAAGCGCGCGCTGCTGGAGCTGTCCATGGCGAGCCCCACCTTCGATGTCGCCCTCCAGCGCGAGAGCCTCTACCGGCGCGGCAAGCGGATGGTGGTGATGGACATGGACTCCACGCTCATCCGCATCGAGGTCATCGACGAGCTGGCGCGTGCCTACGGCGTCCACGCGAAGGTGGCCGCCATCACCGAGCGCGCGATGCACGGGGAGATGGACTACGACGAGTCCCTGCGTCAGCGCGTGGCGCTGCTCGCCGGGCTGGACGCTCGCGTGCTGCACGAGCTGGCCGCGAACCTGCCGCTCACGGAAGGCGCGGAGACGCTCATCCGCGTGCTCCGTCGCCTGGGCTACCGCACCGCGGTCATCAGCGGCGGCTTCTCCGTGGCGGCGGAAGCGCTGCAGAAGCGGCTGGGCATCGACTTCGCGTACTCCAACATGCTGGAGGTCCAGGACGGGAAGCTCACCGGCCGCACCCTGGGCACCATCGTCAACGCGCGCCGGAAGGCGGAGCTGCTGGAGACGCTGGCGAAGCAGGAGGGCATCCTGCTGGAGCAGGTCATCGCCGTGGGTGACGGGGCCAATGACCTGCTGATGCTGGAGAAGGCGGGGCTGGGCATCGCCTTCCGCGCCAAGCCGAAGCTGCGCGAGGCCGCCGACACGTCCATCTCCGCCGGCGGGCTGGACACCATCCTCACGCTGCTGGGGCTCACCGCGCGCGAGCTGCGCGAGGTGGGCTGA
- a CDS encoding CTP synthase, giving the protein MRSKKTKFIFVTGGVVSSLGKGLASASIGALLENRGLDITLIKLDPYINVDPGTMSPFQHGEVFVTEDGGETDMDLGHYERFTHARMSRLNNFTSGRIYNAVITKERRGEYLGKTVQVIPHITDEIKASIRQAAQDVDVVIVEVGGTVGDIESLPFLEAIRQMRYDVGSQNAVYIHLTLLPYIGAAGEVKTKPTQHSVMKLREIGIQPDFLLCRTDREISRELKDKIAMFCNVDNGNVFTSPDVRSIYELPLELHRQGLDERLAEVLNIWSRAPHLEKWETIVRKIYEPARGEITVGIVGKYVNLTESYKSLNESLLHGGIANDVRVKLRFVDSQDVEAQGPEKTLEGVDAVLVPGGFGVRGTEGKIAAVRYARENKIPFFGICLGLQMAVVEFSRTVLGLKGANSLEFDEHTAHPVVTLMESQVKVQDKGGTMRLGSYACALKPGSVAHKLYGQEAIQERHRHRYEVNNSYRGRLQEAGLVISGHNPELNLVEMIELADHPYFVGCQFHPEFKSKPFAPHPLFSGFIGAALAQRDAHRTPAPPVRS; this is encoded by the coding sequence ATGCGCTCCAAGAAAACCAAGTTCATCTTCGTGACGGGCGGCGTGGTCAGCTCGCTGGGGAAGGGACTGGCCTCCGCATCCATTGGCGCCCTCCTTGAGAACCGCGGGCTGGACATCACGCTCATCAAGCTGGATCCCTACATCAACGTGGATCCGGGCACGATGAGCCCCTTCCAGCACGGCGAAGTGTTCGTCACCGAGGACGGTGGCGAGACCGACATGGACCTGGGCCACTACGAGCGGTTCACCCACGCCCGGATGAGCCGCCTCAACAACTTCACCTCCGGCCGCATCTACAACGCGGTCATCACCAAGGAACGCCGTGGCGAGTACCTGGGCAAGACCGTCCAGGTGATTCCGCACATCACGGATGAGATCAAGGCCAGCATCCGCCAGGCCGCCCAGGACGTGGACGTCGTCATCGTGGAGGTCGGCGGAACGGTGGGCGACATCGAGTCCCTGCCCTTCCTCGAGGCCATCCGCCAGATGCGCTACGACGTGGGCAGCCAGAACGCCGTCTACATCCACCTGACGCTGCTGCCGTACATCGGCGCCGCGGGTGAAGTGAAGACCAAGCCCACGCAGCACTCGGTGATGAAGCTGCGCGAAATCGGCATCCAGCCGGACTTCCTCCTGTGCCGCACGGACCGGGAGATTTCGCGCGAGCTGAAGGACAAGATCGCCATGTTCTGCAACGTGGACAACGGCAACGTGTTCACGTCCCCGGACGTGCGCAGCATCTACGAGCTGCCCCTGGAGCTGCACCGCCAGGGCCTGGATGAGCGGCTGGCGGAGGTGCTCAACATCTGGAGCCGCGCCCCCCACCTGGAGAAGTGGGAAACCATCGTCCGCAAAATCTACGAGCCCGCGCGCGGTGAAATCACCGTCGGCATCGTGGGCAAGTACGTGAACCTCACGGAGAGCTACAAGAGCCTCAACGAGTCCCTGCTCCACGGCGGCATCGCCAACGACGTGCGAGTGAAGCTGCGCTTCGTGGACAGCCAGGACGTGGAGGCTCAAGGGCCGGAGAAGACGCTCGAGGGCGTGGACGCGGTGCTCGTGCCCGGCGGCTTCGGCGTGCGCGGCACCGAAGGGAAGATCGCCGCGGTCCGCTACGCGCGTGAGAACAAGATTCCCTTCTTCGGCATCTGCCTGGGCCTCCAGATGGCCGTGGTGGAGTTCAGCCGCACCGTGCTGGGCTTGAAGGGCGCCAACAGCCTGGAGTTCGACGAGCACACCGCGCACCCCGTGGTGACGCTCATGGAGAGCCAGGTGAAGGTGCAGGACAAGGGCGGCACCATGCGCCTGGGCAGCTACGCCTGCGCGCTCAAGCCCGGCAGCGTCGCGCACAAGCTCTACGGCCAGGAGGCCATCCAGGAGCGCCACCGCCACCGCTACGAGGTCAACAACTCCTACCGCGGCCGGCTCCAGGAGGCCGGGCTCGTCATCTCCGGCCACAACCCGGAGCTGAACCTGGTGGAGATGATTGAGCTCGCGGACCACCCGTACTTCGTGGGCTGCCAGTTCCACCCTGAGTTCAAGAGCAAGCCCTTCGCCCCCCACCCCCTGTTCTCCGGCTTCATCGGCGCGGCGCTCGCCCAGCGGGACGCCCACCGGACCCCGGCCCCCCCGGTGCGCTCATGA
- the kdsA gene encoding 3-deoxy-8-phosphooctulonate synthase: MSNTPSIELCGHKVGPGQRLFVIAGPDSIESEEMALRHAHLLKGITSRLGVPYAFKCSYDKANRTSGKSFRGPGLKEGLRILDRVRREVGVPVLTDVHETSHVGPAAEVVDIIQIPAFLCRQTDLVEAVARSGKGVNLKKGQFVAPKDIVHSAKKAVEAGNPNVLVTERGSSFGYNNLVVDMRGFAQMREAGLVVCMDATHAVQLPSSSDGKTGGERRFVSLLARSAAAAGIDALFTEVHEDPDRALCDGPCSLNPQMFEDVLRDVLSIRRALGHEAS, from the coding sequence ATGAGCAACACCCCCTCCATCGAGCTGTGCGGCCACAAGGTCGGCCCCGGCCAGCGCCTCTTCGTCATCGCCGGCCCGGACAGCATCGAGTCCGAGGAGATGGCCCTGAGACACGCCCACCTGCTCAAGGGCATCACGTCCCGGCTGGGCGTTCCGTATGCCTTCAAATGTTCCTATGACAAAGCCAACCGGACCAGCGGGAAGTCCTTCCGCGGACCGGGTTTGAAGGAAGGTCTGAGAATCCTGGACCGTGTCCGTCGGGAGGTGGGAGTGCCCGTTCTCACGGACGTCCATGAAACCAGCCACGTCGGGCCTGCCGCTGAAGTCGTGGATATCATCCAGATACCCGCCTTCCTCTGCCGGCAGACGGACCTCGTGGAGGCGGTGGCCCGCTCGGGCAAGGGGGTGAACTTGAAGAAGGGACAGTTCGTGGCCCCCAAGGACATCGTCCACTCGGCGAAGAAAGCAGTGGAGGCGGGCAACCCCAACGTGCTCGTCACCGAGCGCGGCTCCTCCTTCGGCTACAACAACCTCGTCGTGGACATGCGCGGCTTCGCCCAGATGCGCGAGGCCGGCCTCGTGGTCTGCATGGACGCCACCCACGCCGTCCAGCTCCCCAGCTCCAGCGACGGAAAGACAGGCGGCGAGCGCCGGTTCGTCTCACTGCTCGCCCGCAGCGCCGCCGCCGCCGGGATTGACGCTTTATTCACAGAAGTCCACGAAGACCCCGACCGTGCCCTGTGTGACGGTCCGTGCTCGCTCAATCCACAGATGTTCGAGGACGTGCTACGAGATGTACTCAGCATCCGCCGCGCGCTGGGTCACGAAGCCAGTTGA
- a CDS encoding aldo/keto reductase — protein MEKRVFGNTGVAVPVIGQGTWQMEDDNAEAAVRALRAGLDLGLTHLDTAELYGQGQVEEALVAKAIEGRREEVYLVSKVMPSNATRRGTVAACERSLKRLGTDHLDCYLLHWPGSHPLEGTVEAFEELVAAGKIRSWGVSNFGVEDLEEVLALAGKGRIACNQVLYHLEERAIEHAVIPWCEAQGVAVVAYSPFGNGQFPSPTSAGGKVLASIAKAHGVTPFQVALQFLVRRPSVFAIPKASNAAHVRDNASAASLKLTEDELQRIDAAFPKGDEPDELPVI, from the coding sequence ATGGAGAAGCGCGTCTTTGGCAACACCGGGGTGGCGGTGCCGGTCATCGGACAGGGCACCTGGCAGATGGAGGATGACAACGCGGAAGCAGCCGTCCGAGCCCTGCGCGCCGGGCTGGACCTGGGGCTCACGCACCTGGACACCGCGGAGCTCTACGGCCAGGGGCAGGTGGAGGAGGCCCTGGTGGCGAAGGCCATCGAGGGCCGGCGCGAGGAGGTGTACCTCGTCTCCAAGGTGATGCCGTCCAACGCGACGCGGAGGGGCACGGTGGCCGCCTGCGAGCGCAGCCTGAAGCGCCTGGGCACGGACCACCTGGACTGCTACCTGTTGCACTGGCCCGGTTCGCACCCGCTGGAGGGCACGGTGGAGGCCTTCGAGGAGCTGGTGGCGGCGGGGAAGATCCGCTCCTGGGGTGTGAGCAACTTCGGGGTGGAGGACCTGGAGGAGGTGCTGGCACTCGCGGGCAAGGGGCGCATCGCGTGCAACCAGGTGCTGTATCACCTGGAGGAGCGCGCCATCGAGCACGCGGTCATCCCGTGGTGCGAGGCGCAGGGCGTGGCGGTGGTGGCCTACAGCCCCTTCGGCAACGGGCAGTTCCCGTCACCCACCAGCGCGGGCGGCAAGGTGCTGGCGTCCATCGCGAAGGCGCACGGCGTGACGCCCTTCCAGGTGGCGCTCCAGTTCCTGGTGCGGCGGCCGTCGGTGTTCGCCATCCCCAAGGCGAGCAACGCGGCGCACGTGCGAGACAACGCGAGCGCGGCTTCGCTGAAGCTCACGGAGGACGAGCTCCAGCGCATCGACGCGGCCTTCCCGAAGGGCGACGAGCCGGACGAGCTGCCCGTCATCTGA
- a CDS encoding GspE/PulE/PilB domain-containing protein, protein MAPPSRNRIADILVKARVIDELQLRSALASLDQWGGRVSRVIADLGLASEETITQAICQGLGMPRVQLGNLTKDAAALARVEVGLAEQKGVFPVQLKDNGKTLVLAMSDPTDLATLDQVAARSRARVVPMVAGDREIEHAILRHYRGQEPVEKKRFKPDSNKQQDAGELPEEEEFKVVDMSGKTVVKRISDIVDPNAAPPPPAAPAPAARAAPAPAANAGSSASDILDEILAGGAPTSEWTEEDLARLQTVQQNQEKSSKILRALLELVFEKGAVQQRELAARMRL, encoded by the coding sequence ATGGCTCCCCCTTCCCGGAATCGCATCGCGGACATCCTCGTCAAGGCGCGCGTCATCGACGAGTTGCAGCTACGCAGCGCGCTCGCCTCACTGGACCAGTGGGGCGGACGCGTGTCGCGCGTCATCGCGGACCTGGGGCTGGCGTCCGAGGAGACCATCACCCAGGCCATCTGCCAGGGCCTGGGAATGCCGCGCGTGCAGCTGGGCAACCTGACGAAGGATGCGGCGGCGCTCGCCCGCGTGGAGGTGGGGCTCGCCGAGCAGAAGGGCGTCTTCCCCGTGCAGCTCAAGGACAACGGGAAGACGCTGGTGCTGGCGATGTCCGACCCCACGGACCTGGCCACGTTGGACCAGGTCGCGGCGCGCAGCCGCGCCCGCGTGGTCCCCATGGTGGCGGGCGACCGTGAAATCGAGCACGCCATCCTGCGCCACTACCGCGGCCAGGAGCCGGTGGAGAAGAAGCGCTTCAAGCCCGACTCGAACAAGCAGCAGGACGCGGGAGAACTCCCGGAGGAGGAGGAGTTCAAGGTCGTGGACATGAGCGGCAAGACGGTCGTGAAGCGCATCAGCGACATCGTCGACCCGAACGCCGCGCCGCCGCCCCCCGCCGCCCCGGCCCCCGCCGCGCGCGCGGCCCCCGCGCCCGCCGCGAACGCGGGCTCCAGCGCCTCGGACATCCTGGATGAAATCCTCGCGGGCGGCGCGCCCACCTCCGAGTGGACGGAGGAGGACCTGGCCCGCCTGCAGACGGTGCAGCAGAACCAGGAGAAGAGCTCCAAAATCCTCCGCGCCCTGCTGGAGCTCGTCTTCGAGAAGGGCGCCGTGCAGCAGCGCGAGCTGGCCGCGCGCATGCGCCTCTGA
- a CDS encoding CPXCG motif-containing cysteine-rich protein has product MQPFADAATQMCPYCGEEVEVDVDSLGASSESYVEDCPVCCRPWQVHVTRGEDGAAVTLGRDDD; this is encoded by the coding sequence ATGCAACCGTTCGCGGACGCCGCCACCCAGATGTGCCCGTACTGCGGCGAAGAGGTCGAAGTGGACGTGGACTCGCTGGGCGCCTCCTCCGAGTCCTACGTGGAGGACTGCCCCGTCTGCTGCCGCCCCTGGCAGGTGCACGTCACCCGCGGGGAGGACGGCGCCGCCGTCACGTTGGGCCGCGACGACGACTGA
- a CDS encoding ABC transporter ATP-binding protein — MPPSVTASTPHLSSGVTGRRLLALARPELGTLLVATVFLFISSGASLVYPQGVRILIDEALNAKNRGLIDKAALVMLAVFLVQGVATAVRFYLFTNAGERVVMRLRHDFFRRLMDQEVAFFDTHRTGELTSRLASDTTVLQNTVSANISMGLRNAVQALGGIVLLFYTSPSLTFLMLAIVPVVAVGGMVYGRRVRGLSRNVQDALAKASEVAEESLSGMRTVRSFAAEPSEVARYGNSVRNAYEVARNRARQSAAFMGGASSAGYIAAVVVFWYGGRLVVDGELSVGALTSFLIYTMLVAVSLGSLADLWADFMRASGAAERVFELMDRAPSIPANEGERPATVEGRVELHGVHFAYPTRPDVPVLQGIDLTVNAGEVVAVVGSSGAGKSTLAALLSRFYDPLQGELRLDGRPLKSLDPSWLRRHVGMVAQEPLLFSCSIADNIRYGRPDATDAEVEAAARAANAHDFIQRFPDGYRTEVGERGVQLSGGQKQRVAIARAVLKDPRILILDEATSALDSESEHLVKDALDRLMQGRTTLIIAHRLSTVANAQRVLVMEHGRVVQSGTHSTLMTQDGLYRRLVERQVVAA, encoded by the coding sequence GTGCCTCCCTCCGTTACCGCTTCGACACCGCACCTCTCCTCCGGGGTCACCGGGCGCCGCCTGCTGGCGCTCGCCCGCCCTGAGCTGGGCACGCTGCTGGTCGCCACCGTCTTCCTGTTCATCAGCAGCGGCGCCAGCCTGGTCTACCCCCAGGGCGTCCGCATCCTCATCGACGAGGCCCTCAACGCGAAGAACCGCGGCCTCATCGACAAGGCCGCGCTCGTCATGCTGGCCGTCTTCCTGGTCCAGGGCGTGGCCACCGCCGTGCGCTTCTACCTCTTCACCAATGCCGGCGAGCGCGTGGTCATGCGCCTGCGCCATGACTTCTTCCGGCGCCTCATGGACCAGGAGGTGGCCTTCTTCGACACGCACCGCACCGGAGAGCTCACCAGCCGGCTCGCCTCCGACACCACGGTGCTCCAGAACACGGTGAGCGCGAACATCTCCATGGGGCTGCGCAACGCCGTGCAGGCCCTGGGCGGCATCGTGCTGCTCTTCTACACCTCGCCCTCGCTCACCTTCCTGATGCTCGCCATCGTGCCCGTCGTCGCCGTGGGCGGCATGGTCTACGGCCGCCGCGTGCGCGGGCTGTCGCGCAACGTGCAGGACGCGCTCGCCAAGGCCAGCGAGGTCGCCGAGGAGAGCCTGTCCGGCATGCGCACCGTGCGCTCCTTCGCGGCGGAACCCTCGGAGGTGGCGCGCTACGGCAACTCCGTGCGCAACGCCTACGAGGTCGCCCGCAACCGCGCGCGCCAGTCCGCCGCCTTCATGGGTGGCGCCTCCAGCGCGGGCTACATCGCCGCGGTGGTGGTGTTCTGGTACGGCGGCCGGCTGGTGGTGGACGGCGAGCTCTCCGTGGGCGCCCTCACCTCGTTCCTCATCTACACGATGCTCGTGGCCGTCTCCCTGGGCTCCCTGGCGGACCTCTGGGCGGACTTCATGCGCGCCTCCGGCGCCGCCGAGCGCGTCTTCGAGCTGATGGACCGCGCGCCCTCCATCCCCGCCAACGAGGGCGAGCGCCCCGCCACCGTCGAAGGCCGCGTGGAGCTGCACGGCGTGCACTTCGCCTACCCCACGCGTCCGGACGTGCCGGTGCTCCAGGGCATCGACCTCACCGTCAACGCGGGCGAGGTCGTCGCCGTGGTGGGCTCCTCCGGCGCCGGCAAGTCCACCCTCGCCGCCCTCCTGTCGCGCTTCTATGATCCGCTCCAGGGCGAGCTGCGCCTGGACGGCCGCCCCCTGAAGTCCCTGGACCCCAGCTGGCTGCGGCGCCACGTGGGCATGGTCGCCCAGGAGCCCCTGCTCTTCTCCTGCTCCATCGCGGACAACATCCGCTACGGCCGCCCGGACGCCACCGACGCGGAGGTGGAGGCCGCCGCCCGCGCCGCGAACGCACACGACTTCATCCAGCGCTTCCCGGACGGCTACCGCACGGAGGTGGGCGAGCGCGGCGTGCAGCTGTCCGGCGGCCAGAAGCAGCGCGTGGCCATCGCGCGGGCCGTGCTCAAGGACCCGCGCATCCTCATCCTGGACGAGGCCACGTCCGCCCTGGATTCAGAGAGCGAGCACCTGGTGAAGGACGCCCTGGACCGGCTGATGCAGGGCCGCACCACGCTCATCATCGCCCACCGCCTGTCCACCGTGGCCAACGCCCAGCGCGTGCTGGTGATGGAGCACGGCCGCGTGGTGCAGAGCGGCACCCACTCCACCCTCATGACGCAGGACGGCTTGTACCGCCGCCTCGTGGAGCGCCAGGTCGTCGCCGCCTGA
- a CDS encoding KdsC family phosphatase — protein sequence MQTEAPSKPGKEELTSRASRVRLLVFDVDGVLTDGALYYGDNGEVMKRFNVKDGHALVMARLVGLPAAILTARTSRIVEARGRELGLAAIFQGRKEKGPAFLELLAQLQIPANQCAYMGDDLNDLDPMSLSGLSACPADAVPEVRQEADFVTTNVGGHGAARELVELCLRASGRWDDAVGLMRSTDKRSTS from the coding sequence ATGCAGACGGAAGCGCCTTCCAAGCCGGGCAAGGAAGAGCTGACGTCCCGTGCGTCGCGCGTGCGACTGCTCGTGTTCGACGTGGATGGCGTCCTCACCGACGGCGCGCTGTATTACGGCGACAACGGCGAAGTGATGAAGCGCTTCAACGTGAAGGATGGCCATGCGCTCGTCATGGCCCGGCTGGTGGGCCTGCCCGCTGCCATCCTCACCGCGCGCACGTCCCGCATCGTCGAGGCGCGAGGCCGAGAATTGGGCCTCGCCGCCATCTTCCAGGGCCGCAAGGAGAAGGGTCCCGCCTTCCTTGAATTGCTCGCCCAACTCCAGATACCCGCGAATCAGTGCGCGTATATGGGAGACGACCTGAACGACCTGGACCCCATGTCACTCTCAGGGCTGTCCGCCTGTCCGGCGGATGCTGTTCCAGAGGTGCGCCAGGAAGCAGACTTCGTTACGACGAACGTGGGCGGTCACGGAGCCGCCCGTGAGCTTGTGGAGCTGTGCCTCCGTGCCAGTGGCCGTTGGGATGACGCCGTGGGTCTGATGAGAAGCACAGATAAACGCAGCACGTCGTAG
- a CDS encoding serine/threonine-protein kinase, with product MTKPAIHRDTVSGEALLILQNLRENGRLGRSNKLADVKAALEPSVSLEFDNYFFFLRKFHYIAMDREAQLKLTETGERVVEGDLQDRFASEVDDFFADQLLPAEDATHIGRPLDEDEPMNVPPPPPELLLDEAEVDPSSSAGASSQSQVGPPPVPPSRTHRVAMPALDLAQAATQMQPAQPPPIATPQPQPAFRQDGPAEGRRETFIGLPPAPASQPVVVTAPVPSASQPLIITPPLAAAPAPMPPPASTPAPAAPVPHAAAAAAAAKGSSDLDLRYQKFDPIGTGPLGTVFKGRYNALGLDICIKELKDIFGYFSFLQRGEVLKRLKKELCAQAQVRHPGVVQILDQNVDSARPYFVVELMRGSLKEKLEAAGGKGIDVQHALRTFLQLAYGLKAAHAAGLTHHNIKPENVLFDAYGNAKLSDFGMSRVVEVDATKGMPQVFVGTGGMVYMAPELMNKGVQEAGPAADVYALGILLYEMFTGQIPGRRSPLPSEVNPEAPSGLDQLFDKATQDRREQRYPDVDAMLADFYKAFPEREYLERGSLVLSSDPQE from the coding sequence ATGACGAAGCCCGCCATCCATCGTGACACCGTCAGTGGAGAGGCGCTGCTCATCCTGCAGAATCTGCGGGAGAACGGCCGCCTGGGACGCTCGAACAAGCTGGCCGACGTGAAGGCCGCCCTCGAACCGTCCGTTTCGCTGGAGTTCGACAACTACTTCTTCTTCCTGCGCAAGTTCCACTACATCGCCATGGACCGCGAGGCCCAGCTGAAGCTCACCGAAACGGGTGAGCGGGTGGTGGAGGGGGACCTGCAGGACCGGTTCGCGTCGGAGGTCGACGACTTCTTCGCGGATCAGCTCCTGCCGGCGGAGGACGCCACGCACATCGGCCGTCCGCTGGACGAGGACGAACCGATGAACGTCCCGCCGCCGCCGCCGGAGCTGCTCCTGGACGAGGCGGAGGTGGATCCGTCCTCCTCGGCCGGGGCCTCCTCCCAGTCCCAGGTGGGGCCGCCGCCGGTGCCGCCGTCGCGCACGCACCGCGTGGCGATGCCGGCGCTGGACCTGGCGCAGGCCGCCACCCAGATGCAGCCCGCGCAGCCGCCGCCCATCGCGACGCCGCAGCCCCAGCCGGCGTTCCGGCAGGACGGCCCGGCGGAAGGACGCCGGGAGACCTTCATCGGGTTGCCGCCGGCGCCCGCGTCCCAGCCCGTTGTCGTGACCGCGCCGGTTCCCAGCGCGTCCCAACCGCTCATCATCACCCCTCCGCTCGCCGCCGCGCCCGCTCCGATGCCCCCTCCCGCCTCGACCCCCGCTCCCGCAGCCCCGGTCCCCCACGCCGCCGCCGCCGCGGCCGCCGCGAAGGGCTCCAGCGACCTGGACCTGCGCTACCAGAAGTTCGACCCCATTGGCACGGGGCCGCTGGGGACGGTCTTCAAGGGCCGCTACAACGCCCTGGGGCTGGACATCTGCATCAAGGAGCTGAAGGACATCTTCGGCTACTTCTCCTTCCTGCAGCGCGGTGAGGTGCTCAAGCGCCTGAAGAAGGAGCTGTGCGCGCAGGCGCAGGTTCGCCACCCGGGCGTGGTGCAGATCCTCGACCAGAACGTGGACTCGGCGCGGCCCTACTTCGTGGTGGAGTTGATGCGCGGCAGCCTGAAGGAGAAGCTGGAGGCGGCCGGCGGCAAGGGCATCGACGTGCAGCACGCGCTGCGCACCTTCCTGCAGCTGGCGTACGGCCTGAAGGCCGCGCACGCCGCGGGGCTCACCCACCACAACATCAAGCCGGAGAACGTCCTCTTCGACGCGTACGGCAACGCGAAGCTCTCCGACTTCGGCATGAGCCGCGTGGTGGAGGTGGACGCGACGAAGGGCATGCCCCAGGTGTTCGTGGGCACGGGCGGCATGGTCTACATGGCGCCGGAGCTGATGAACAAGGGCGTCCAGGAGGCGGGTCCCGCCGCGGACGTGTACGCCCTGGGCATCCTGCTCTACGAGATGTTCACCGGTCAGATTCCGGGCCGCCGCTCGCCGCTGCCGTCGGAGGTGAACCCGGAGGCGCCCAGCGGGTTGGATCAGCTCTTCGACAAGGCCACGCAGGACCGGCGCGAGCAGCGCTACCCGGACGTGGACGCGATGCTGGCGGACTTCTACAAGGCCTTCCCGGAGCGCGAGTACCTGGAGCGCGGCTCGCTCGTCCTGTCGTCGGATCCGCAGGAGTAG
- a CDS encoding response regulator, producing MASGTMQSEGSTAMTDQLYTTHDISRLLQVDPSTVSKWIDRGILMAFRTPGGHRRVRSTDLRTFLVTHQMPVPEELGSSTVRLLVVDDERPVLDAIKRAFKPHANQVELQTTTSGVEALLLVSEQKPHGMIIDLNMPDIDGIEVCKRIRARKQMEGVRLITMTSLHTPDVVEASKQAGAVACLAKPLDVTQVMELFRVPLALNTSAARK from the coding sequence ATGGCTAGTGGAACGATGCAGTCCGAGGGGAGTACGGCGATGACGGACCAGCTCTACACGACGCACGACATCAGTCGGTTGCTTCAGGTGGACCCGTCGACGGTGAGCAAGTGGATTGACCGCGGCATCCTGATGGCCTTCCGGACTCCGGGTGGCCACCGCCGGGTGCGTTCGACGGACCTGCGCACCTTCCTGGTCACCCACCAGATGCCCGTGCCCGAGGAGCTGGGTAGCAGCACGGTGCGCCTGCTGGTCGTGGACGACGAGCGCCCGGTGCTGGACGCCATCAAGCGCGCGTTCAAGCCGCACGCGAACCAGGTGGAGCTGCAGACCACCACGAGCGGCGTGGAGGCGCTGCTGCTGGTGTCGGAGCAGAAGCCGCACGGGATGATCATCGACCTCAACATGCCGGACATCGACGGCATCGAGGTCTGCAAGCGCATCCGCGCGCGCAAGCAGATGGAAGGCGTGCGTCTCATCACCATGACGAGCTTGCACACGCCCGACGTCGTGGAGGCATCCAAGCAGGCCGGCGCGGTGGCGTGCCTGGCCAAGCCGCTGGACGTGACTCAGGTGATGGAGCTGTTCCGGGTGCCGCTGGCGCTCAACACCAGCGCTGCTCGCAAGTGA
- a CDS encoding Hsp20/alpha crystallin family protein — MLNARYPFNNAAVTHPLLRDFDFIFRELASPGVREDAERTVTPAADILEAESGITLRVDLPGHDAKAIQVKVEDGVLTVRSERKAEAVPEGSTLRRQERASGVYARQFRLPETVDATRVEARYDNGVLTLTLPRREETKPRVVEVKVQG, encoded by the coding sequence ATGCTGAACGCTCGCTATCCCTTCAACAACGCCGCTGTCACCCACCCGCTGCTGCGCGACTTCGACTTCATCTTCCGCGAGCTGGCCTCGCCGGGCGTCCGCGAGGACGCCGAGCGCACCGTCACGCCCGCGGCGGACATCCTGGAGGCCGAGTCCGGCATCACGCTGCGCGTGGACCTGCCGGGCCATGACGCCAAGGCCATCCAGGTGAAGGTGGAAGACGGTGTGTTGACCGTGCGCTCCGAGCGCAAGGCCGAAGCCGTGCCGGAGGGCAGCACCCTGCGGCGCCAGGAGCGCGCCTCGGGCGTGTACGCGCGCCAGTTCCGCCTGCCGGAGACGGTGGACGCGACCCGCGTGGAGGCCCGCTACGACAATGGCGTGCTAACCCTCACCCTGCCGCGTCGCGAGGAGACCAAGCCCCGCGTCGTCGAGGTGAAGGTCCAGGGTTGA